The nucleotide sequence AAGGGGGCCGTTCTCCTTGAAGGAGAAGCCGCGGGACGGTGTGTCTATCTGCACCGACGAGACGCCCAGGTCGAAGAGGAACGCATCGACCCCAGGTACCTCGGCGCTGACGAGAAGGTCGTCCATATCCCCGAAGTTGCCGCGCAAGAGCTCCAAGTTGGGGCGTTGCTCGTCGGGCAGTGCCTCGAGCCGGGAGCGGGCGGCGGCGAGCGCCACCTCATCCTGGTCGATGCCGATGAGCGTGCCCCCCGGACCTACGAGCTTGGCCATTTCAAGGGAATGCCCTGCCCCGCCGAGTGTTGCGTCCACGAACGTTTGCTGTGGTTTGAGGTTCGATTGTTCGAGGCACTCGGCGAGCAGAACGGGGGTATGCTGGAATTCATGTTGCCGATATTCGCTTGTCATTGCGCTCACGTCCTACGATCAGCCGAACAGGACACCGAGGTCGGTGTCGTCGTCCTGCGCCTCGTAACGCTTCGCGTCCCACACTTCGAAGTAGCCCGTGTTGCCCACGACGACGACGTCCTTGTCGATGTCCGTCGCCTCGCGCGCCTCCGTCGGGAGCATGATGCGCCCGGAGCCGTCCACTTCCACGTCCTTCGCGCGGGCCTTGAGCTTGCGGCGCAGGCGCACGTGCAGGTCGTTGGAGGAGTCGTACTTGCCGAACTTGTCCTCGAACACCTCCGCGACCCAGGCGTTGAAGCCACGGGGCTCGAAGACGTAGAGGCACTCGTCCTTCGGATTGCGGGTTACCACCAAGTCGGTCGAAAGCACCTTGCGGAATTTCGCGGGCAGGGACATACGGCCCTTGGCATCGACCTTGAAACGGAACTCGCCGTTGAGGTCGACGATATGCGCCGCCCCCTCCGTGCTCTCCGTTGTGTCGACGACCTCCGCCATGCCATCCTTTCCGCGTGCAGCCGTTCGGCCCTTTCGATGTTTGGCATTCTATCCCACTTCGCCCCACTTCGCAACATTTATAGGGTATTCCGCCCCCTTTTTGCCGTGATGAAACCCACTGTTCACCCACCCGTCATTCATTTTCCAGCACGCGGAAAATCGGCCATACCACGGGTAGGCAGAGCCGCGGAATCGTCCACAACATATGGATTCGCTGCCCGCCGTGGCACGAAGTGGGAGAATTTGTGACGCCCTCCCACCCCGCCCCACGCAGACCCCGCAGGATCAACCGCTCGTTCAAGCGCTCCGGCCATCGGGCCGGGAATCGGGGCCGGGTCGGAAACGGAGGCGGATGGGCACCGGGGCGGCGCCCGCGCTCCCAGCGCGGGCGTACCGGGCCTAAGCGGGGACGGGAACGGGGGCGGGGGTCCCGCAAGGAGGCGGGAGCAGGTCGGGGGTCGGGGGGGCGTCACCCAGCAACTCCAGTCAAGCCCGGCAGCAGCGCGAAGGGAGCAAGCGAAAGATCGAATTAGCGAACGGATGTTTCACGTGAAACATCCGTTTCGTAGCGAGCCCTATTTCCGCACAAGCACACCATCCCTTTCCGAAGAAGCTGCGAGCCCGTCCCGCGTGCGCCTCCAAACAGCACCCAAGAAGCTCCGCACGCTCCCAGCGCGGGCGTACCCGGGCCTCGGCGATCAGCGGAGTCTAATATTATCAATTCGGTCATGTACAAGATCGGAGCCTGTGGTAGGTTTTTGCGACCGCGCGTAAGCAATTCCCGTAAAAGGCCTGTTCGCAACAAGCATCTGGCGATTCAGACACCAGCAATCGTGCCATAGACT is from Gordonibacter urolithinfaciens and encodes:
- a CDS encoding division/cell wall cluster transcriptional repressor MraZ, with product MAEVVDTTESTEGAAHIVDLNGEFRFKVDAKGRMSLPAKFRKVLSTDLVVTRNPKDECLYVFEPRGFNAWVAEVFEDKFGKYDSSNDLHVRLRRKLKARAKDVEVDGSGRIMLPTEAREATDIDKDVVVVGNTGYFEVWDAKRYEAQDDDTDLGVLFG